From a region of the Chthoniobacterales bacterium genome:
- the xseB gene encoding exodeoxyribonuclease VII small subunit has protein sequence MASRKKDGSTQSFEEAMKQLDAIVAKLEEDKLPLEEMLSLYEQGTALARFCGDKLEAAEQKVRLISRQADGSVQMENFDDREEE, from the coding sequence ATGGCCTCGCGCAAAAAAGACGGATCGACGCAGAGCTTCGAGGAAGCAATGAAGCAACTCGACGCGATCGTGGCAAAGCTGGAGGAAGACAAACTCCCGCTCGAGGAAATGCTCTCGCTTTACGAACAGGGCACCGCGCTTGCGCGATTCTGCGGCGACAAACTCGAGGCTGCGGAGCAGAAAGTGCGCCTCATTTCGCGGCAGGCCGACGGCAGCGTGCAAATGGAGAATTTCGATGACCGCGAAGAGGAATAA